The Alistipes sp. ZOR0009 genomic interval AAGCTACAATTCAAAAAAACCGCTCGTATTCAGCTTCTTTATCGGCCAGCGGCTATGGTATCCAAACCATCAACCTAAAAATGCCACAGAGCCAGCTTAGCAGAGAAAGAAAAGAACCGAGCAGATAAAAAAAACAAGCTAAAAGAACCGCATGTATACCATGCACTAACCACATCCATTAAAATGAAAAAAGCATTTTTTCTGCTGATGATCGCATCAGCTGGCCACGCCTTTGCCCAAGCTCAAGAGGCAAAAAAGGCTCCTCTCGAAGGGTTTAATACCACCTGGATTAACGGACAAAGCCGTCAAACCGAGTTTCCGCTAGCTGTAACCGATGCCAGCGGTCAGGTAGTAGTAACTGCAATGGCCTACGTCGATGCCTACTATAACTACGACCTTAAAAGGCCTTTAGACAATACTCATACCTGCTCAGCATCCATTGGACGCCACAACGAATTCACCTTAAACATGGCCACCATAGGTTTGGAATCTTACTACAAGAATACTATCGGCCGGATATGGCTGCAATCGGGTAGTATGCTCAATCTTATCCAAGAGACAGACGGTTCGACCCTTAAGGGACGCAACAGCACCGTTAGTAACCTCAAGTACATCCGCGAGGCAGCCGCTGGCTACCACTTTAACGTGCTAAATGGGCTTAATATCGAGATGGGACTCTTTAGCAGCTTTATTGGAATGGATAGCTACCTAACGCAGGAGAATTGGAGCTACCAGCGCGCCATGGTAAACGAGTTTGTGCCCTCCTACCTCACAGGCGCACGCCTTCAGCTCTTCCCTTCGTGGAAATTTAAGACGGAGCTGTGGCTTGTAAACGGATGGCAAAGCTATAGCCGTTGGAATAAGATGGCCGGAATAGGAAGCGCCAACCTTTGGCGCCCAACCGAAGATGTACAAGTAGCAGCCAGCCTCTATGTGGGCAAGGATAGCCGTTTAAACACCAACCGTTTTCATCACGACAACAGCATAGCCCTTCGATACCATAATCAGCCCACCTCTAAAGGGCTTTCGCAAGCTGCTTTGGCGCTAAATACCCATTACGGATTCCAATGGGGCGATGGAGCAAAGCGTAGCGAACAAAATATATTCGGAATATCGGCCATGAACCGCCTTTGGTTTATGCAGAATACCGTTGGACTAACCCTGAGGTACGACTACCTCACCAATCCGGGGCTCTACCTCGCCTTTTCGCCTGCAACCCTTACCCCAAACTCGTTTACCCAAGCCATAAATAACATGGATAAGCCAAAGCTAAACATCAGCCAGCTTACGGCAACCGTAGACTATATGCCAAATAGCTTCACAACCCTTAGGCTAGAGCTCGGATACCGTAAGAGCAACGTTCCCTACTTTGCAGG includes:
- a CDS encoding outer membrane beta-barrel protein, yielding MKKAFFLLMIASAGHAFAQAQEAKKAPLEGFNTTWINGQSRQTEFPLAVTDASGQVVVTAMAYVDAYYNYDLKRPLDNTHTCSASIGRHNEFTLNMATIGLESYYKNTIGRIWLQSGSMLNLIQETDGSTLKGRNSTVSNLKYIREAAAGYHFNVLNGLNIEMGLFSSFIGMDSYLTQENWSYQRAMVNEFVPSYLTGARLQLFPSWKFKTELWLVNGWQSYSRWNKMAGIGSANLWRPTEDVQVAASLYVGKDSRLNTNRFHHDNSIALRYHNQPTSKGLSQAALALNTHYGFQWGDGAKRSEQNIFGISAMNRLWFMQNTVGLTLRYDYLTNPGLYLAFSPATLTPNSFTQAINNMDKPKLNISQLTATVDYMPNSFTTLRLELGYRKSNVPYFAGHDGTTSPDGWADSSTTGWTPSLVKDEARITIAAGFRL